One Solanum lycopersicum chromosome 4, SLM_r2.1 DNA window includes the following coding sequences:
- the LOC112941340 gene encoding uncharacterized protein, translating to MVRTRATTVPTPTLARQGASEPIIRAVSRGGEVTRGSERGRRRMPTRGRGQTPGPARNRAVNPPPTYNLVREGEEGENEQVHDKEVQPQPTPEMINQVLTYLSGLSDQGHTPPVFSAPAPQVQRVQHAAAVAPRMDVSLEVETFPRLTTGSIMTGDQHELFMKFLKFKPPVFKGAESEDAYDFLVDFHELLHKMDIVE from the coding sequence atggttagaactagagcaacaactgtgccaacaccaacactggcaagacagggtgcgtctgagccaatcATTAGGGCTGTAAGTAGAGGAGGAGAAGTGACAAGAGGCAGTGAAAGAGGTCGCAGGAGGATGCCCACTAGAGGCAGAGGACAAACACCAGGTCCAGCTAGGAATAGAGCAGTGAATCCTCCACCGACTTATAATTTagtgagagagggtgaggaaggggaaaatgagcaggttCATGATAAGGAAGTAcaaccccagcctaccccagagatgattaatcaggttcttacttatcttagcggattatctgatcagggccataCACCCCCAGTCTTTTcagcaccagcacctcaggttcagagagtacaacatgcagctgctgtggctccccgcatggatgtatCATTGGAAGTAGaaacgtttcctcgattgactacagggtctattATGACaggtgatcaacatgaactttttatgaagttcttaaagtttaaacctccagtcttcaagggtgctgaatctgaagatgcctatgatttcctggttgattttcatgagttgctacataagatggacatagtagaatga